In Tachypleus tridentatus isolate NWPU-2018 chromosome 7, ASM421037v1, whole genome shotgun sequence, a genomic segment contains:
- the LOC143256581 gene encoding uncharacterized protein LOC143256581, with protein MPATRGRQSSEQAEVVTEDLKEQTPEVEEKPEETETVKEDKEEKQESEKKDEETENEEKTEEAKEDNEETAKENGESTETEATDGDAVKRKPEDGTSDSTEQCSKEKKAKVETEETETATVEASA; from the exons ATGCCAGCCACTCGTGGAAGACAAAG CTCTGAGCAGGCAGAGGTTGTTACAGAAGATTTGAAAGAACAGACACCAGAAGTGGAAGAG AAACCAGAAGAAACTGAAACTGTGAAAGAAGATAAAGAAGAGAAACAAGAAAGTGAAAAGAAAGATGAAGAAACTGAAAATGAAGAGAAGACAGAAGAAGCAAAAGAAGATAATgaagaaacagctaaagaaaaCGGTG aatcaaCAGAAACAGAGGCAACAGACGGGGATGCTGTGAAGAGAAAACCTGAAGATGGAACAAGTGACTCAACAGAACAGTGCAGCAAAGAAAAGAAGGCAAAAGTTGAAACAGAGGAAACAGAAACAGCAACAGTAGAAGCCAGCGCATAA